The Pontibacillus halophilus JSM 076056 = DSM 19796 sequence CACTCTTCTAGATGTTTCAAGAACGCTTTCTCTTCACGTTCACTTAAGTTTCCATTTACATAATCGATGACTTGGTCAGCGTATTCATGTGACATCCCCAAGACCCCCTTTCTCCTTCAGTTGACCCAACTCTTTCTTTAAATGCTTTAATGCTAGCCTAATTCGCCCTTTCACGGTTCCTAACGAGAGATTGAGATGGTCTGCAATCTCTCGCTGGGTTAGTCCTTTAAAGTAAAATAGGTTCACAATGCTTGCTTGTTCATTCGATAACGTTTGAACGGCTTTTCGCAACATTTCTCCACGCTCTTTCCATTCTAGTAAATCTTCCGTTGAAGGTTCGTATTCATCGTAGTCTTTGTTATCTTCCAATGTGTAGTTTTGATTCTCTTTCTTCTTAAGCAGATCAATCGCCGTATATCTCATCACAGTTAACAGCCAGGATGAGAACTTCCCTTTCGTTGAATCGTACTTGGCTCGCCTCGTCCATAGTTTGAGAAATAGTTCTTGGACAGCTTCTTCAGCCATTTCGTTTTGTTGACACGTTCGATAAGCCATTGAGAACAGCAGCTTCTCATATTTATCATACAATGCCTCAAGGGCTTCTTTGTCTCCATTTAAGAGACGCTGATACAGCTCCTCATCATTCATGAACATTCTCCTTCTACAAAATTCGTACATTCATCATAGCATAATGAATGGAAGAAAGATGAGGATGGAAACACCCCTCTCTCTATCTATTCGATTGAACAAGACAAAAAGATCAACCTGTTACAAAACCTCGCTGCTATTCCTCCCTTGTCATATCTGTTACACTGTTATTCAATAACAAGTAATTAGAACGACCTATAGATCGTCTAGGAGGAAGTCAATGGAATTACATTTTCTTGGAACTGGTGCAGGCGTACCTTCAAAGAAGCGCAATGTATCTAGTTTAGCACTCCAAATGCTTCAAGAGCGAGGCAGTACCTGGCTATTTGATTGCGGAGAAGCCACCCAGCACCAAATTCTACATACAAATATTCGTCCCCGACGTATTGAAAAGATCTTTATCACCCACCTGCACGGAGACCATATCTTCGGCTTACCAGGCCTACTTGGTTCCCGCTCATTCCAAGGCGGAGAAACTCCACTTGAAATCTATGGACCTAAAGGGATTGAGGCGTTTGTCGAGACTGCTCTCACCATCAGCGGGACGCGCCTAAAATACAATATTGAAATTATAGAAATTGACGAGGAGGGCATCATCTTTGAAGATCATCAATTCCTTGTTGAATGCCGTTCTCTCGACCATGGTTTATCAAGCTTTGGATACTCCATTCAAGAAAAGGATTCACCAGGAGAATTGCTTGTTGACCAATTAAAGGCAGATGGCATAGAACCTGGTCCCATTTATCAGAAGATTAAAGACAACCCAACTGTTACACTAGAAGATGGAAGGGTATTGAATAGAAAAGACTATATCGGCCCAGACAAAAAAGGACGCAAGGTGTGCATTTTTGGAGATACGAGGTATGTTCCGAACTTGACAGACTTCGCCCGAAATGCAGATGTGCTCGTTCATGAGGCTACGTTTGCAGAGGGGGAAGAAGCCATGGCTCACGACTATCATCACTCGACAACCATTCAAGCCGCTCAATTTGCGAAGGATAGCCATGTACAGAAGCTCATCTTAAACCACATCTCGTCACGGTACCAAAACGATATGCTAGAAACCTTAAGAGAACAAGCTAGAACCATCTTCCCACACACCGATATAGCAACGGACTTGTCTCACTTTCAAGTCCCTAACCAAACCTAAAGGGGAAATCGTTATGACGATTCAAGAACTGATAGATAAACAAAAGGCGCTTTACCATACAGGACAAACAAAGCCTTACGAATTCCGGATTGCAATGCTTAATAAGCTCAAGAAACTAATCAAAGACAATGAAACGTCTATATTAGATGCATTGAAGAAAGACTTGAATAAATCTGAATATGAAGCCTATACAGCCGAAATTGGCTATTTGTATGCGGAAATTAACCATATCATTAAAGATTTGAAGCATTGGATGAAACCAACGAAAGTAGCTGCTCCACTCACACACAAAGGATCAAAAGGGATGATTTATAAAGAAGCTTACGGAGTTACCTTGGTCATCGCGCCATGGAATTATCCATTTCAGTTAGCCCTTTCTCCAGTACTAGGAGCTATTGCAGGTGGCAACACCGTGGTATTAAAGCCATCCGAACTTACCCCTAACACGTCTCACTTGTTAGCGGACTTGATCACGAAGAACTTTGACCGTGCCTATTTCTCTGTAGTTGAGGGAGACAAGGACGTCAGTCAGAAACTGCTCGACCAACGTTTTGACTTGATCTTCTTTACCGGCAGCGTGCCCGTTGGGAAAATTGTCATGGAGAAAGCGAGCCAACATTTGACTCCAGTAGTATTGGAGTTAGGTGGTAAAAGCCCTGCCATTGTGGATGAGGACGCTGACTTAGACCTAGCAGCGAAACGAATCATATGGGGGAAATGCTTGAATGCAGGACAAACGTGTATCGCACCTGATTACTTATACGTTCACGAAAGTGTGAAAGATGCGTTACTTTCTAAACTCGTTGTAAGCATTAAAGAAATGTACGGGGATCAACCACTAGAGAACGAAGAGTATAGCCACATCGTCAATGAACGCCATTTCGACCGTTTAGTAGACTATATTCATAATGGGAACGTCTTTCACGGAGGCGAGCACAAGCGAGAGAACTTAGTGATTGAGCCAACAATCTTGACTGACGCTACGTGGGATGATCGTGTGATGCAGGATGAAATCTTTGGGCCAATTCTGCCCGTGTTCACCTTCCACACTATTGAAGAAGTTGTGGAAGCGGTTCGTTCTAACGAGAAACCACTGGCCCTTTATTACTTCACAGAAGATGAAGATCGACAACAACATATCATTGAAGCACTTCCTTTCGGAGGTGGAGCTATGAACGATACCCTGATGCATATCACAAATCCGAACCTGCCATTTGGAGGAGTGGGACAAAGCGGCGTTGGTTCTTATCACGGCAAGGCAAGCTTTGATGCATTCACCCATGAGAAGAGCATCTTAAAACAAACAACTAAATTTGACTTCGCCTTTCGTTATCCATCTTCAAAAACCGGGTTAAGTGTAATCAAGAAGTTGTTTCGATAATGATGGAAGACAAGCTTAGAGAGTGCTCTAAGCTTGTTTTTATTGATCAGAAATCGTGATGAACAAGAAATCGTGCTTTAAGAAATATCGTTACCCTCTTCTCTTCCTTGCATAATGGGAGATGATGTGTAAGTACAAAGCGAGGTTGATGGTAGCTACTGCATAACATCCCCGCTAGACCCGTTAGCAAGTTTAAACCTCATGCTAAATTCTCTTTGAAACAAATATGAGACTCATTCCAAACATGATAACCAACAGCGAGATTAATAGAAAGATACCTCCAAACATGATAGCTGGAATGAGGTAACAGGCAGCAACAATTACTATGAGCCAGCCACTTACGAATAAACAGCTTGAGAATAAATCAATCAGATTATTTATAGATTCGCCCTCCTTAATCTATAAGACTTGATTTCGAATACTAAGACTTGTTGGCGCAGAAATGAACCAACCGATTGTATAACAACTTATGTACTCTTTCCTCATTTCAAGTAGGATTACCTAATTCACGCCACACTTTTCCGCCAATTTAACTAATGGCCCCAACTGAAAACCATACTTATACGAATGAGCATTTTTATACTAACAAGTGTTGTGATAAGGAATGTCCGAACCTTCACCTCCATAGACTTACAGAGAAGAAAGGAGGTGGTCTTGATGATTGAGTGGAGTGTTACTCTTGCAGCTATCGCGTTTATTTTCCTTGTCATTTTTCTGATTCTGACGTTACGGAAACTCATGGAAACTATAGCTGAAACAAAAGAAACACTGACTGATGCCCGTAAATCCGTAACCAGCATTACAGATGAAGCGGAAGAACTAATACATGAAGCCAACAAAATTTCAGATGATGTAAAAGGAAAAATGGAAGCTGTTGATCCGTTAATTGAGTCAGTTCATGATGTGGGAGACATGTTACATGATGTTACTAGTTCAATAAAAAGAACTGCTTTAAAAAATGAAAATAGGAAAACCATCCATACACAAGATAAAGAACAGAATCAACCTGTGCGTATTAAATTGAAGTAAGCAGAATGAAGCAGTGGAAACGCTGTATCCAAAAAGCTGAATTGTTCCATTATGTCAAGATGAACATCAAAATAGATAAAAAGGAAGAACGCATCGACTCAAAGGAGGTGAAGTTCTTCCTTTCTCACATTTGTAAACACAATTCAGTAGTTCTGGTAAATCTACCCCCTACATTCTGCTAGGTGAAAATGCTGTAATAGAACAAGAGAGGCTTCCAATTAGATACCTTTCAATCGACTTACACCCAAAGTATCATTATGTAAGAATTGCCCCCTTCTTTCTGCTTGCTCTCCCTTACACTTTAACGAAAATAAACATGCTCCACCATGAATCCTTCTTCATTCACGGTCATCTTTCCGAAAGAATGATAAGGAAGTTTCCGTTTGTACGTTGGGGAACCAGGGTTAAATAATAGGATCCCATTGTGATAGCGTGACATGGGGATGTGTGAATGTCCGAATATAATCATATCTATCCCTTCCTCCTGGAACGCTTGTATTGCTCGCCTTTCCGTTGTTCCTCGCTCGCCATGACCATGCACAAGGCCGATTTTCATTCCTTGTATCGTTACAATGTGTCGCGCTGGCAAGAGTTCAAGAATAGACTCATTATCTACATTCCCATAAACGCCTTCTGTTGGTGCATACGAGATAATCTCCTTGTAAACATCACTTGTTTGCCAATCTCCTGCATGAAGAATGTAATCTGCATCTTTCATTTCTTGTTTAAGAATTTGAGGAAACCCTCTTGTCTTTGAAGGCAAATGAGTATCGGCTATGATGATTACTTTCACATGGTCTTCCTCCTTTCTTTACGAATACTTCTGGACAATCACCGTTTCTTCTAGTAACGGCCAGACTGCTTCAAATGGAAATCGTAAGTCCCAAAAGCTAATGCCTCGAATATCTAGCTCCACTGCTAATTGTATTTTAGCTAGTAGACTTCTAACGTCTTCAAACCATACAATGTGCTCCTTTGTATTCGCGTCTAGATAAGTGAAATATGGCGCTTGGTCTTTCCAATCATATAGTATCTCACTCCCATAGCTTGCTGCTCGTTCAATAGCATAGGACGGGGAGATTGTCTTCGCTTTTGGATTCCCTTGCTTGTACGGAAGTGTCCAGTCTCTCCCATAGAGCGATCCACTGACCATGAGCTTATCTTTCGGGATAGCAGTCTTCGCATACTCCATGACTTTACGTATTTCTGGCAACGGAGAGATTGCTTGTGGAGGCCCACCTGCCCACCCCCATTCATACGTCATCACAATTACGATATCAACGATTTCCCCTATCGCTTCATAATCAAACGCCTCGTACAACAGACCTTTCTGGTCAGAGCGTACTTTAGGAGCAACTGCAACAGCAACAATAAGACCTGAAGCATGAAATCGTTCTACGAGCTTCGTCAAGAAGAGGGTAAATGCCTGTTGGTCTTCTGGCAATATATATTCGAAATCAACGTTCACACCTACATATCCTTTCTCCTTACAGAGGGAAAGCAGTTGATCTAATAGTGTCGTTTGAATGTTTGAATCTGTAAGAACGGTATGGACAAGGTCAGAGCTGAAGCCTTTGTCGTCAAAGTTCGTGAGGCATAACATGGGAGCTACCCCATTTCCGATAGCTGCGTTTACATAGGAATCGTCTTTGATTGGACCAAGCGTACCATTCTTTCTCACATTATAACTAAACGGACACACATACGTTAGTTGACCTGCGACTTTCTCTAATTTGTGAATACCCTCCTGCAGAATTATAGTTGAATAACCGTTGACTTCTAAGACAGGGCGTTGTTCACGTGGAATGTATAGCTTCTGACCAATCCGAATTAGTCCATTAGCAGGCAATCCATTCACATCAATAAGCCGTTTAACAGATACCCCGTAATCCTTAGACAATTGCCACAACGTGTCCCCCGGCTCTACCGTATGTAGTTGATTCGGTATTGACACCATTTGTCCGACGGCAAGGAAATTCGGGTCTTTTATCCCGTTGTGGTCTACAAGCGACTGTACGGAAAGGCCGTAGATGGATGCAATCTTGGTTAATGTATCCCCCGGTGTAACCGTGTATACCCGGCTCCTTAATGGAATAAAGAGTGCCTGCCCAATTACTAACGTATCTGCATCTACGAGATCATTCGCATACTGGATTTGATTGATTTCTGTACGGTATAAGTTCGCAATCTTGTATAACGTGTCCCCTCGTTTCACTACATGATTGGTCATCCTTCCCCCTCCTTCGTACTACTTTATGATTCACTACCCCATGAGATAACAAAAAAGAGCCCCTCTTGCCAGTAGGCAAAAGGCGCTCTCTGTTTAGCTTTAGGAAGTCATCCACTTTGGAGGTGTATTCTTATCCCAATACACGTCACCAATCACATAGTGCTCTTCAAATTGATCCTTGTAACTATGGTAGTGGAAATTAAACCAATACCCTTCACCTGGTCGGTTGTCTCGTCTCACGTGGAATTTCGCCAGTACTTCTTCTGTACGACCATCCTGCACATTAAAGATTCGTTCACCATAACCAGCGCTTGGCGTCTCCGCTACTTCTAGATACCTTGTTCGGTCTTCTCCAAGTTCTACGGTTAATTGCTGTATAACTTCTTCTATACGTGGGAGAATAACTTCTTCCATTTCATCTTCTACTTTTTGATAGATTTTAGGCCCCAATTTCGTAATTGTTTGTTCCTTTGCTTGGTCAGCCATCCATTGCACAGGGTCGGAGACATACGCGTCCCCATCACTACTATAATCAAGTCCCCCTTCGTACGGAATGGTAGATTTCAAGTGGAGGGGTGTTGTCTTAAATGAATCCTCTTTTTCTATTTTACCTTGGTCTGCTACCTTCGCATCAATGTCTATAGAAGGTACGTACATACCAAGCGTCATTACGGCAACGAGGGCTACAAATCCCTTCCGCATCCATCGCTTCATTACACATAACTCCTTTATATGTATACCTTCTCTACATTCTATCATGAATAGAGATAGAAGCGTTCAGAAAAGTCCGTTATTTCACAAAAGATTCATCACATAATCCCTTTGGTTAAAATGATGCTAGCCCTGTTCACCCCGTTTACTTCTTCCTATTAAAAAAAGGAACCCAAGAGATTGGGTTCCTTTCGAAAGACTCACTTATTGAGCTGTGTAACCACCATCAAGAACAACTGCTTGACCTGTTACTCCTTTAGCTTTGTCGCTAGATAGGAATAGAGCGTAGTCAGCAATTTCTTCTGTTTGGATTAGACGCTTCTGAGGTACAAGTGGGAAGATAACCTCTTCAAATACTTGGTCTTTCGTGATGCCGCGTGTAGTCGCGATATCTTCTAGTTGACCTTGTACAAGTGGCGTATCTACATAACCTGGGCAAAGCGCGTTAACTGTGATACCTTGGTCAGCTGTTTCAAGTGCTGAAACTTTAGTAAGACCAATGACACCATGCTTCGCACTGTTGTATGCAGCTTTACCAGAGAAGCCAATTAAGCCGTTAATAGAAGCCATGTTAATGATACGGCCGAAGCCTTGGTTACGCATATGTGGAATTGCGTATTTAGTTGCCATGAACGGACCAACAAGCATGATGTTGATCATTTGTTGATACTTCTCAGTTGGGAACTCTTCTAAGTTCGCAACGTGCTGAAGACCAGCATTGTTCACAAGGATGTCAAGACGACCATAATGTTCAATTGTCTGGTCGATTGCTGCCTTTACATCTTCTTCGTTCGAAACGTCACATTTTAGTCCAATTGCATCATGACCTTTCTCACGTAGAGAAGCTGCAACTTCTTTTGTTTTTTCTTCATTTAAGTCTGTAATAACAACTTTAGCGCCTTCATCAGCGTATTTTTGGGCAATATCTAGTCCAATACCGCTAGCGGAACCTGTTACTAGTGCTACACGATTTTCAACCATGATTCTACCTCCTTAAGTATCTATCAAATATAATTGACTAGTACAGTTTACCGAGACTATGATGAATCTGTAAAGCAATTTGTTCATAAAATATTTATATTATATTAGATAGGAGCTGTTGACATGGATGTCAGACA is a genomic window containing:
- a CDS encoding sigma-70 family RNA polymerase sigma factor gives rise to the protein MNDEELYQRLLNGDKEALEALYDKYEKLLFSMAYRTCQQNEMAEEAVQELFLKLWTRRAKYDSTKGKFSSWLLTVMRYTAIDLLKKKENQNYTLEDNKDYDEYEPSTEDLLEWKERGEMLRKAVQTLSNEQASIVNLFYFKGLTQREIADHLNLSLGTVKGRIRLALKHLKKELGQLKEKGGLGDVT
- the rnz gene encoding ribonuclease Z — translated: MELHFLGTGAGVPSKKRNVSSLALQMLQERGSTWLFDCGEATQHQILHTNIRPRRIEKIFITHLHGDHIFGLPGLLGSRSFQGGETPLEIYGPKGIEAFVETALTISGTRLKYNIEIIEIDEEGIIFEDHQFLVECRSLDHGLSSFGYSIQEKDSPGELLVDQLKADGIEPGPIYQKIKDNPTVTLEDGRVLNRKDYIGPDKKGRKVCIFGDTRYVPNLTDFARNADVLVHEATFAEGEEAMAHDYHHSTTIQAAQFAKDSHVQKLILNHISSRYQNDMLETLREQARTIFPHTDIATDLSHFQVPNQT
- a CDS encoding aldehyde dehydrogenase, with translation MTIQELIDKQKALYHTGQTKPYEFRIAMLNKLKKLIKDNETSILDALKKDLNKSEYEAYTAEIGYLYAEINHIIKDLKHWMKPTKVAAPLTHKGSKGMIYKEAYGVTLVIAPWNYPFQLALSPVLGAIAGGNTVVLKPSELTPNTSHLLADLITKNFDRAYFSVVEGDKDVSQKLLDQRFDLIFFTGSVPVGKIVMEKASQHLTPVVLELGGKSPAIVDEDADLDLAAKRIIWGKCLNAGQTCIAPDYLYVHESVKDALLSKLVVSIKEMYGDQPLENEEYSHIVNERHFDRLVDYIHNGNVFHGGEHKRENLVIEPTILTDATWDDRVMQDEIFGPILPVFTFHTIEEVVEAVRSNEKPLALYYFTEDEDRQQHIIEALPFGGGAMNDTLMHITNPNLPFGGVGQSGVGSYHGKASFDAFTHEKSILKQTTKFDFAFRYPSSKTGLSVIKKLFR
- a CDS encoding DUF948 domain-containing protein, giving the protein MIEWSVTLAAIAFIFLVIFLILTLRKLMETIAETKETLTDARKSVTSITDEAEELIHEANKISDDVKGKMEAVDPLIESVHDVGDMLHDVTSSIKRTALKNENRKTIHTQDKEQNQPVRIKLK
- a CDS encoding metallophosphoesterase family protein, with the translated sequence MKVIIIADTHLPSKTRGFPQILKQEMKDADYILHAGDWQTSDVYKEIISYAPTEGVYGNVDNESILELLPARHIVTIQGMKIGLVHGHGERGTTERRAIQAFQEEGIDMIIFGHSHIPMSRYHNGILLFNPGSPTYKRKLPYHSFGKMTVNEEGFMVEHVYFR
- a CDS encoding LysM peptidoglycan-binding domain-containing protein; the encoded protein is MTNHVVKRGDTLYKIANLYRTEINQIQYANDLVDADTLVIGQALFIPLRSRVYTVTPGDTLTKIASIYGLSVQSLVDHNGIKDPNFLAVGQMVSIPNQLHTVEPGDTLWQLSKDYGVSVKRLIDVNGLPANGLIRIGQKLYIPREQRPVLEVNGYSTIILQEGIHKLEKVAGQLTYVCPFSYNVRKNGTLGPIKDDSYVNAAIGNGVAPMLCLTNFDDKGFSSDLVHTVLTDSNIQTTLLDQLLSLCKEKGYVGVNVDFEYILPEDQQAFTLFLTKLVERFHASGLIVAVAVAPKVRSDQKGLLYEAFDYEAIGEIVDIVIVMTYEWGWAGGPPQAISPLPEIRKVMEYAKTAIPKDKLMVSGSLYGRDWTLPYKQGNPKAKTISPSYAIERAASYGSEILYDWKDQAPYFTYLDANTKEHIVWFEDVRSLLAKIQLAVELDIRGISFWDLRFPFEAVWPLLEETVIVQKYS
- a CDS encoding YpjP family protein, which codes for MKRWMRKGFVALVAVMTLGMYVPSIDIDAKVADQGKIEKEDSFKTTPLHLKSTIPYEGGLDYSSDGDAYVSDPVQWMADQAKEQTITKLGPKIYQKVEDEMEEVILPRIEEVIQQLTVELGEDRTRYLEVAETPSAGYGERIFNVQDGRTEEVLAKFHVRRDNRPGEGYWFNFHYHSYKDQFEEHYVIGDVYWDKNTPPKWMTS
- a CDS encoding 3-hydroxybutyrate dehydrogenase, with the protein product MVENRVALVTGSASGIGLDIAQKYADEGAKVVITDLNEEKTKEVAASLREKGHDAIGLKCDVSNEEDVKAAIDQTIEHYGRLDILVNNAGLQHVANLEEFPTEKYQQMINIMLVGPFMATKYAIPHMRNQGFGRIINMASINGLIGFSGKAAYNSAKHGVIGLTKVSALETADQGITVNALCPGYVDTPLVQGQLEDIATTRGITKDQVFEEVIFPLVPQKRLIQTEEIADYALFLSSDKAKGVTGQAVVLDGGYTAQ